The Apus apus isolate bApuApu2 chromosome 12, bApuApu2.pri.cur, whole genome shotgun sequence genome includes the window GCTGCACGCGGGAGTTCGGGGAGTCCCGGGAGTCCCGCCGGGCTCTGTCCCGCTCCGCTCCGCACGGTCCCGCCGGGCTCTGCCCCGCTCCCGCTCCGCACCATCCTGCCGGTGTCTCTTCACTGTCCCGCCTGCGCTGCCTGTCCCGGTCCTTTACCGCACCGTCCTGCCGGCACCGGGACGCAGGTAAGCTGAGGGGTCCACGCACCTGCCCGCCCGCGGCGGCGGTCCCACCCTGCCCTGTACCGGTGCCACCGCCGGGCGAGGGAGCCAGGGGCCGGCGGGGGCCGCAGTGGGTCCGTACCCGGGACGCGCGTGGGCTGCGACCGGCTCCGGCGGGGACCCCCGAGAGCCGGGGGGGAaccgggccgggggctgcgggggccggGTAGTTCGGGGGCCGGGGGTGCCGGGTGGGGGGTAACGCGGGGTGGTCCTGTCGCCGGGGGCCGGGACGTGCCCGGACACATCCCGGCGCGTTGCCCGCCATcccgcgggcgggcggcggggggcgcCGGTGGCGCGAGCGGCTCCCGGGGGTCCCGGCCCCTCGCCACGCGTGGGGCGGCGGTGGCCGGgccggggagcggcgggcgAGCCGGGGGCGGGCGGCACCGCGGAGACCGCCCCCCCGCACAGCGTGGGCGGCCCGGACACGGCACCGCCCCCACCCACGCGTGGAACCCGCCCCGCATCCACAgccgggccccgcagcccccgccagCCTGGCGTGCTGGCCTCGGTGGGCGATGGGCTGTCCCGCCCCCCCGGGGCCGCGGCTGCCGGTGCCCGGGTCGCCCCCCGCGGCGCGGTGGGAATCGCGGTGTCACCGAGCGGGATCGCTGCGGTCCCGGGACTGCAGGAAGGGTTTTCACCCGTCGAAAGGTGTCAAGCGTTTTAAGGGCACACTTAAGTGGTTCAGATTAAGTACTGGTGGCAAATTCTTTTATTCATAACAGTCATTTCTCAAAtgacctgctgcttttctcttctcagTGTGGTATGTGTGAGTTTCTTTATGatgtgaagaagaaaaccagGCACTCCACAGAGACTGAATTGCTATTGCAAGCAAGTCAGTGACCGTTACTAAGAAGTTGGTGTGGGGCAAAAACCAGGTAGAAATCCAAGGTTTTATGAAAGTTGATAGCAGTTTGGAAGTCTTGCTTACTAAGCAGGCAGTTTGGATGTGCAAGATGGGCAGGCAGAGCTTGACAGACATCAGTAGCTATGGATCCAACCTCTAATCATTTATCACACCTCTATGCAGTGACTGAGGGAACAGAGCCCTGTAGGCATAACCCTGGGGGCCCTAGGACTGAAGTCACCCACATCCCAGAGGTTCTCCAGGACCTCTCCCTTTCTCAAGCCTTGGTTGTCCACAGCAgtttgcagcacagctcctgctccctgcgGGCACTTGTCACAGCCTCTCCTTTGGGCAGGATGTACCTGTGTCTGGGGACTGCCTTGTGGGACTCTGCAAAGCTGAATGGGGAtggcagcaaaaccaggagCCATGAGCTCTGGCCTATGTTGGGGGGGCTGGTGTTTCAGATGCCTCCCCATGCAGCTGGAGTGAGCAAGCAGGAGTAGGAGGTGAGTAGTGCAACCTGGGGGCTGTTGCAGGGCAGTGAAGGGGGTTGAGACCAACCTGGAGTGCTTCCCACCTGAGGTCAGGGTGCTTTCAACTACAGCAAACCAAAGTTCCCACTCCAAATGAAACAATCAGTGGACAGTCTTGTGAGCAGAACTTCCAGATATATTGGAAAACCTGCTGATTTCCAAGCCATGGTGAAAATACTCATTCAGCCTTTTTCCCCCTATTTTTGCTTCCCTGAGCTTCAGGGGAGGTGGTCACTCCCAGCATGGCTTCTAGTGTAGGGAGGCACAGAGAGATGCTGTCCAGACAAAACGAGGACAGACCAatgagcaggagcagaggaatgACTGAGCAAGAGACTGGGATTAGACACAGCCATACACAAGGCATGCAGTAATATTTTCCAgataacatttcattttttcccccctccttttcaCTTGCAGATATTTAGGATTTCAGCTCTCTGGTATTATGTTCCAGTGTATACAAGTGTCTCATCTGGGTTGCAGTTACTGCCTGGAGGGAGTAGTCTGTGAAACCTCCTGTGATGTCCCACTGGCTTGTGTGGTGATGTGGAGAGACACAGCAGGTGTGTGGGTGTCAGAGACCCTGAGGGTCGGTCTCAGCATCCTCCTGTCCCAGGCAAGCAGAGACCTGTGGCTCAAGGGACCAGCCTGGCcattccctgcctgcccccagtACCTCCTGGGCCATGGTCAGATGGGGAGAACCAGAAGCATTAACACTGTCACTGATGATTTTCTGGGTGCCCTTTCATTGACTGATTtccttgcccttttttttttttttttttttttttcccaccagaaTCCATGAGCTGGACAtaacagaaattcagaaatagTTTATATTCCTAgataatctgcttttttttcagttacattttcagaagaaaaagtgacTGGATTCCAGCACTGTCACAGAGGTGAACAAACTGCAGCTGCCACTGTAGCTTTGCTGAGATGCCTTTTGTCTCAAGCAGTGAAATTCATTCAGTAACTGATATTTTTGCATCTTGAGTAACAACACGGTGGGGAGCACATTCTGCTCGCCCTGCTTGGGCAAGTTGTCCCATTAAGACAGTAAAAAAGTCCTTTAACAAATTATGGTGGCTTTAAGTTAGAAGATTTCATGCATCTCCAAACAATGGCAGTACATTTTGATTCCCTCCAACTTGCATTTATACTCTGTCTTGTTTATATTCCTCTTAGGCAAATAAAATCTGTTGCTGTGGCAGACACCTTGAGCTCCTGTGTAGTTCCCATACCCAAGGGGgtgttttgttatttgtttttgtggttttttactTTCAGCTAATTAGAACCAGTTGTTTCAGTGGCTCATTAGACTATCAGAAAGTGCTGCTTTAccagggcagtgctgtgtgGTTTGGACGTATGCTCCACTTACAAATTAAATGTCTCGGTTCTGGTGTTGTTaaaataagaagtaaaaaaaaaaaataaaaaaaattataaaatccCACAACTTTGAATTTCATGCCAGATATTCAACAAAGAGTTTGTTCCATGTATCATTAtgctgtggctggaggagcagcaggggccTGCTCTGCACCTCCTGGTGTTGCTGGCAGGGTTGCGGTGTTGCTGTCTCCCACCATCGTGCTGGCTGATGGCCCCAgcatggagctgtgctggggtgggatTCCTTTTGCCCTGTAGTTTTCTCTGTTTGGGAAACTAGTTTAAGCTGTGGGGTTGGGTCGCTAGGGCAGTAAGGTGGATTGGGAATTGGCTGGAGGACAGAGCTCAAAGCGTTAAGCAGGGCAGAGTGTGGTTGGAGACCTGTGTCGAGTGGGGTCTCCCAAGGGTTGATACTGGAACCAGCCCTGTTCAATGTATTGATCAATGACCTGGGCAAAGGGATAGAGTGtgccttcagcaagtttgctgatgatacaaaactgggaggagtggctgacacaccagaagccattcagcgagacctggacaggctggagagttgggcagggtgaaacttaatgaaattcaacaatgATCAGTGTAAAGTACTTCATCTGAGGAGGGATAACCCTATGgatcagtacaggttggggactTACCTGCTTGAGGTAAGGACCTCatggtcctggtggacaacaggctgaccatgagccagcaatgtgcccttgtggccaagaaggccaatggcctcctggggtgTATtgagaagagtgtggccagtaggtcaaaggaggttctcctcccccctctattctgccctgctgaggccacatctggaataccATGTCCAATTCTGAGATCCCCCATTCATGAAcaacaaggaactactggagaggGTCCGGCACAGGCCACAGAGGTGATGAGGgtctggagcatctgccctgaggaaaggctgggagagctggggctgcttagctggagaggaggagactgaggggggatctcatcagtgctggcCAACATCTGCAGGGGGTATCAGGAGGGTGGAACCAGACTCTTTTCCACAGTGTCCattgacaggacaaggggcaatgggcacaagatggagcacaggagggtcaagttaaacataagggaaaaatgtctttattctGAGAGTAAAagagcctgggacaggctgcccagagaggttgtggagtctccttctctggagacattccaaacctgtctggatgtgttcctgtgggatctgctgtaggtgacactgctctgtcagggggattggactagatgatcttcagaggtcctttccaaccctgacaactcTATGAGGGATGTATCCCCAGCAACAGACCATTCTGAAGTGTAGAGAAGTTTGTTAATACGTGACAGAAAGTGGTTAAGTTGTGTTTGCAGGACAGTTTCACCAAAAGGCTGCTGGTtcaggttttttgcttgttctgttgtggggttttttttgtttggcgttttgttttgttttctttttgtgtgtgtttttgttgtttggtttgtttggttttttccccaccagTACTTCTTTCTTGTGTTACAATGGCACTTTGACAACCCAATGAAAACTTATCTCTTTGTTCTCATGACTTGGGTGTCTTGGGTCCTTTTCTGTTGCCTGCAActctttttcatagaatcacagaatctgcTGAGTTGGGaaggacccatcaggatcaccaagtccaactcctgtccctgtgtagggcaccccaagaatcacaccatggGCCTGAGAACATCATCCAGATGCTTCtggaactcaggcaggcttggtgctgggaccactgccctgggagcttgttccagtgctcaaccaccctctgggtgaaaagccttctcctgatatccaacctaaacctgccctgatgcagcttctgccatttcccccagtccttTCACTGGTCACAGgggtgaagagatcaggacctgccccatctcttccctcctgaggaaccacagactgcaatgaggtcactcctcagcctcctcttctccaagctgcaCAATTCAAGTGACCTTTGGACACCCTCCAATAGCTTCATGTCCTTTTTACATCTTTATACTCTTGTGATGAGTAAAAGCCTGAATCTGGAGTCCAGACTGGAGCACTGGCCGCGCTGGCCCCCCTGCGCTGGGCTGGCgggggtgaggggctgcaggCTTGGAGCTCGCCAAGAGGTCGGGTCTGGGCTATTACTGTGCCAGCCCTCAGGGTGGTTGTGTCACCCCTGCTGAGCCTGGCCCTCgacttttaatttttcctacAGCGTTCAGCCCGTAGCTGAACCCTAGTCCTGAACCTGCACTTCTGGGGCATTGGCACCCAGCTGCCTCTCTGCCACCTTCTGAGATGGTGACAAATCTCCTTTATTTATTCGGTAGTGTCAGTAACCTTTATGTTATTTATAGTGTCTGAGCATTCCCCTCCCGAGATGTTTGCAAGATAAATTTATCTCCCTTAGCTTCCCAGGGCCAGTCCTCGTTGCTTTTCCTCGCGGCAGCCAACGAGCCCCGGCTGTGCGGGAGCTGCGGCGCGGGGTGACTCATGCTCTGTGCTCGTCCGGGACAGGCTTCATCTCCAATGAATCTCGGCCCTTCCGAGCCTGGGGAGCCCGTGCAAGCGTCTGCTTCCAGAAGGCATCCGGCGAGGGAGTGGTGGGGGATTAAGGAGAGGAGCACAGAAAAAGCCTGCGGAGGAATGCTGCTGGGGTGCCTGGGAAcggtggggctgggaggggaaaggggCTGTGGTAGGAGGGGCCGGGGTGTTCGAGGGGCCCTCCTcgcccccagccccctctgctgccagagccTGGCAGGGGACGGGTGTCCCAGCCAAGCCTTCCCTCCTCCCGAGGCTGTGGAGCAGGATGTCTCTGGTTGAAAGGCCAGGTTTTCCCGGGTGGTTCAGGCTGTTCAGGGTGGTGGTCTTCAAAAGAGCTTTTCCAGGTGCTCTCCGTTCCTGATGGGTGTTTAGACATTAAGGAGTTGTGCTCTCAAGGCTGGCCGAACACTGTTTTTCTCCTGACTTTCTGCACAAAGTAAAGATTGGTCTAGTGGGGgtggattttatttaatttctgtcatCAGAGTAAGAACCCACGTGAAATAAGCAGAAATGAACAGATGGTCCCAAATCTCCAAGGGAGTTGTTCAGTTTTGTAGTTTCAGCCCGAGCTGCTTGTTCTCAACAAGTCGGGGGTCCCAAGCTCCCCTCTGAGCTGCCCTCCTTGAGGGTGCAAACCATGGCTCATGGGGCTGGAGGTGTTCTGCCCTTAACTTCAACTGAGCTGCTCATTCCTCTTGGAAAGGCTCTGGATGGTGTTTTCCAGGGATGTGGGTGCTTGTCCCCCGAGATGCCTGCAAGTGAGCCTGCACCAAGCAGGAATGTgtgtggagcaggagctggagcagcccgTGTGGCTCTGGGCCAGCCCAGCGGGACCACAGGAGTGTGTCTTCTGCCAGGGACACGGCTGGTCACTGGCATCTGGTTGTGTCAGCCCAactcagccatgctggctggtgctgggactTGGTTGGGACTGAGCTCTCTGCCCATAGTCTGGGGTGCCCagacccacagccagggctggcagggtcCTCTGGCCTCCTGCAAATCGTGACCTAAGCAATGAGTGTGTCAGCCTTAATACTGGAAATGAAATCTCATTTGCTCCACCATGAGGGCTGCAACAAGGCAGCAAAACCAGGCAGTTCCTTCCCAGCCTTGCTGGGAGGCCTGTGCTGCgctgctggagcagcctttTCCTGCCACAGTGACATCTGACATCTGTGGTGCACAAGAAATGTAGAGCAGAAACTTCTGCCTAGAGCAGGGCACTCTGCTCATCTTGAGCATGTTGGGGCTGGCTGTgacctctctgccttctcctcctcaggCTCCCGGCCCCTCTCCAGCTCCAATGGCCTGCCAAGAGAGTGAGTACCTGGATGAGCATGGGCAATGTACTCCCTGCATCAACTGCAAGCCTGGACTGGAGCTTTCCAAGGTAAATTGGCTGCTCTGGAAGGACCAGGAATCATCTGGCACTGAGGCTTTTACAGTGCCAGGGGAATCCTCTGCCAACCCTCCTTTGGAAGGATAATCTTGGGTCCTGGCATGCTGGGAAGAGCTCGGGCTCAGTGAGAAGGGGCAGTGAACAGTTTCCGTCACCCTGGACAGGAGGGGAGACGGTGGCAGTGACAGTAGGAAGGGCTTTCAAGTTTCTGCTTGGTGCCCGCTTCCCTTCTGGCTGATGGAAATCGGAGTCTCCCAGTCCATAGTGCAGtgaagctgtgctgcctggcCAGGTGGGCGCTGGGTGGGCACCAGCAGGACGTGGCTGCAGAGGGTCTGGCCCAGTCTCAGCAGTGGGGCTGGCATGGGATCCCCCCGAGACATGCTCCCCAGGGCACATCACTGCCGGAGCTTTCCTGCTCCTTAACTACAGCTGGCGGCCCTGGCTGGGCAGCGCTCGGCATCCCTGTCTCTGCTCTCATGGCATCTGCCCTCAGCTGGGTCTTGAGGACCCTTTGTAGTCACCCCTCCACCCGTTGTCCCCAAGAAGGGGTGCCATTTTCCTGGGCGTTGCTTTGGGACCTGAAGTGGCTCCTTGCCACAGCCATGCACTGACCTCGTGTCTTGCAGGACTGCGGCGATGGCAGCGGGGGGGACGCGCAGTGTgtcccctgccctcccaggaAGTTCAAGGACAACTGGGGCCACCATGGCTGCaagccctgcctgtcctgcacCCTCATCAACCGCGTCCAGAAGTCCAACTGCACAGCAACAACCAACGCCGTCTGTGGGGAGTGCCTGCCAGGGTGAGTGGGGCTGGACCCTGGCTCCTGCAGGACTGCCATGGGCACACCCGGGAGCCTGCAGGGAGGGCATGGGTGGGGGGATTTATCTGGGCTCACCCAGAACATGGAATTTGAGAGGAGGCCCAGTGACCCAGGGCCACCTCTTGAGAACACTGTAAGTGACATGCCAATCAGACCCATCTGATGGCCCCCTTGTAGCTCTAGAGAAGGGAACCTGAAGGCTCCCATGAATGAGCAGTGGAAGAAAACTCCTTCCAGGCCTGAGTTGTTCCTGTTGACACCCAGGTGGCTAAGCCCTGGAAGATGAATGACCAGTGCCACTAGTGATCCCCAAAGAAGGGGACAGACCATGCTTCGGCTGCTGTGAAGTGCCTGAGGGCTGCAGACCACATGCAGGCCAGCAGCGTGGCTCCTGAGAGAGGAGCCAGAATGGGCTCTGGTTTATGAACCTCTTCCCAGATGTGGTTCTAGGCTGGGATGTTTCTGTGGCTTTGTGGAGCTATTGATCACTAGCACCCACTTTAGCAggtgtggggtgggggggacagTTCGAGTGATGTCTCCCCTTGGCCCCAGGGTGACAGACATGAAAAAGTAGCTGCGGGTCCAGCTTCAGCCAGCAATAGCGAGACCTGCCGCCTTGGGGGGTCCCAGCCCACCGGGCAGGAGGAGTTGGATGAACCCCATCTCCCCGTagctgggctggtggggctCACCATGGCCTGTGTGGTGAGGAGACCCTCTGCTCTCTTGGCAGGTTCTACCGGAAGGCGCGGATCAGCGGGCAGCTGGACTGGGAGTGCATCCCTTGCACCAAGCAGACCCCCACCTCTGAGCCTCAGTGTACGTGCTGTCCCTCACCCATGGGGACCAAGGTCCTCTGGGGTAGAGGGCTGGTGAGGACATGGCAAAGCATGGTGCATGCCAAGTCATTGTGACCACGTCAAAGGCGCTCAGACGTGCACCATCCTCTCACTGATCCTGCTTGCTGgccacagcaccagctgctgtcCCACAGACCTGCTGGACAAAGGAGGCATGGTCATCACACATGAAGAGGAATGGGCAGGGGGTTGCCCAAGCCTGGGGTTAGGCTCCAATGTTTTGTGGGTGGTGTGTTTGCAGGTCGATCCAGAGTAAACCTGGTGAAGGTAGCCATCCCCACTGTACCACCGCAGGGCACAGCCCTTCTTGCCCTGACCAGCAGTGCCCTGGTCATCATCGTACTGGTGCTTCTGGCCCTCTCCATCATCTACTGCAAGCGGTTTTGGAAGAGCCAGTGCCAGCGAGGTGAGTTGACGCCTGCAGAGGTTCTCTCCCTTTCCTGGTCACACATACCTGTGGCCTCTCCTCACCATGTAGAGTgttgcccctgctgctgccactctTGCAGCATGCAGTGACCCAAAcattcctctgctcctgcagaagaaacacatttctACATCTGCAGGACCTTTCTTGTGCTTTGCCTGCTCCAAGTCCCAGCAGAGCCTCCTTCCTCCTTGGTACCATAGTCAGGAGGAGAAGAAGGCTGTtccacaggcagagctggctgtcCTCTCTCCTGGGGTTTCCTGGGGGCAGATTAAgtttcagcagctccttgcagAGCAAGGCTGCGGGACTAGTTAGGGAAGAGGGCAGTGGGTCTGGTGGCTGGGGTTGGGACAGGCTGGCATCCAGCCGGTAGACATACCTCACAGCTGAGGACACACCAGGGAAGCAAGCCAAGCCTTTGCTCAGACTGCTTCTCCTCTATCCTCCAAGTCTTCCTGAGGACTCAGAACTTCTCAGGCCAGCGAGCGACGTTCCCAACCACGGCAGTGCCTGGCAGATTCCTGTGTGAGGAGCAGATGTCTAGTCCCTGCTGCCTGGGTACGAAGAACTGCTACAGGCAGGCAGAAGGtacctgctcctgcagcctctcgGGTAGGGAGGGAGGGTGGTGCTGGTCTCCAGAAGGCATAGTGAGATGCCCTTAGGCAGGAAGGACAGTGTCCAAGTCCCACCAATGTGAAATTCAGGACCACCCTTAGAAACACTTGCAGACCCTGAACCAGGAATCCTCGCAtgcagcccctccagctcctgctcccccccagcctgctcctgctctccttgAAACTGGAGGGAGAGATCAGCCACTCGCAAGACTTTGCAGAAAGGCACCAAAGTGGCTTTGCTCCGTGGTGCAGGGGTCTGGCCTCTGCCTGGTGGCTCCGGGTTGTGCTGAGTCCCACCTGTTTCTGGTTTCAGGCCCCATGGAAGCAGCGCAGTACATTTCGGAGGGTGAAGGCGTGGGTCTccagcttccctccctccagctgGAGATGGACTTACCCCCAGCTGTGGCAGTTGGCACTGCCTCCAAagcccagctgggcaggagcctCCTGGAAAGCCAGCCCCTCATCCGCGCCTCGGGCTGCAGCGACTGCCTGGCTGGGGTCCTgccacctgcagccccctggCAGGGCCAGCCAGAGGCCCTTgcccccctctcctcctgcgCCTCTGAGATGCAGCACAAGTGGCCTCATGCCCCAGTGGAGTGCACTGAGCTGGACCTCCAGAAGTTCTCCACCCAGGCAGACTTTGTGGGCAGCGAGCGGCCGGAGGAGGCAGCACCGAGGGTCCCGGCGGAGAGCAGGGGCAGCGGGCGGGAAGTGGCCCCGCACCCACCCcccaccttccccagccccaccactgaAAGTGGGGAGCAGACGGTGAGTTCTCCAGCCTCTTTGCTCCTCTGACCTGCTGCTGGACACACAGGGCTCAGGCATAGGGTGCTGGGCTCGCCAGTGGTTTAGGGATGTAAGCAAAGGTTCATTAATATCTGGGACTAGCCGCTAATTACTGAGAAAGATTCGCCAGGTGTTTGGTGATACGTCACTCAACAGGCCACCGGCCATGGAGATGTGACCTGCTGGAGTAGTTTCAAACATCCAAAAGACTATAGTCAACTTATCAAATATATGATCATATCTTTAACTGATGTGCTCTCAAGTGGCTTGtcctcctgttctccagaaaGCTGACCTGGCAGTTTGGGGAGCTAGTtgctcctccctctctgctgagcTCTCAGTGAATCCAGTAACTAACATCTCGTTTGGCAGAGAGATGCATCAAACAGCTTCACTCCAGGTCACAGTTCATGAAAGCAGTTTGCTGGGAGGCCCTGGAGCATCCCAGGGAAGTCACTGGCTCTGTGGGGTGGTTGTGCTGGAAGGAGAAGTGTTGTTCCTCCAGCAGGCCTTGCTGTTCTCACCAGACTGCCACCAACCTTGAGGTCTTTGTCTTGCCAGGTGGATGATGCCCAGAGCCTTGTGACTCAGAtcagcagcactgccaaggGTATGTGTCTTTCCAGCCTTGTCTTTTTTCTCCAAGTACTGGGGTAGCAGAGAGAGGCAGATCTGAGAAGGGAGCTCCTCCAGAAGTCCACCATGGCTATGTGGAGGTGACTTTTGTGGCCTTTGGTGTTAGTTCACAAGGTGGATTTTCTCTGATATACCTTGAATATGCAGGTGATTGGTGGGTGGATTCCCAGATGTCACTAATTACCTGCCTCTCCAGGACTGAGCCAGCTCTATGCTGCTGAGCTCTGAAGGTGATGCTGGAGGAGATACCTGCCCTGGCAGGATGGTGTTTCACCTGCTTTGCAGGAACAGGGGTGGCGTCTGTTTTTCATGTCCTGGGCAGATAGGCTGGTTTCTAACCCcattttgctgtgctgctgcccccaggTCTCCCAGTAGCAGAACTGCCCCATTCCTTGGTGCAGTCACTTGCCTTCTTGTTGGACCCTTCCATGAATGGTGTGAAGAACTTCAGCCACGTGGCACTGGAGCTGGGGGTCACGCCCCAGCTGCTGGGACGGATATCTGGATTTGAGCAGCTCGTTGCTCACTTCACCTACTCGGGAGCCACGGTCACCATCCCCCTCCTGGCCCAGGCTCTGCAGCGGCTCCAGCGCTTCgatgctctgctcctgctctgtgaCCACCTGGTGCTCAGCCAGGCCCAGGGCCACCAGCGCTAGGGAGAGCCGGGAAGGACACGGGAAGCTCCAGGCACTGGGTGATACAGGAGAGCCCTAATGTCACATCATCTCTCTGGTGTGTACGTGGGGAGTACGTGGAGATGGTCTTTTTGCATCACGGACCAGGAGGACACGGCGGGGAGCACCCATCCCTCCTGTGGGGAGCATCTCTCCCTCCAGGTCAATGCCAGGAGGACACAGCCATGCCTCCTCCCAGCCTCCGTGCAGGAGGTTCACTCAGGCCCCTCTGGAGGCCATTTTTCCCCCACTGTGGTGACCCCCTTGTCTGGGAGCAGGGTGCCATGGGTGGCTGTGCCGCCTGTGCTCTCGCTCTGCAGTGTCTCCAAGCTGCCCTCACTCTTGGTGTGGGTTCCCTCAGCCATGGGGCTCAGTCTCTGTGGGCAGCCACCCTCTGATGGACCCAGCCATCACCTCCCTCCCATTCCAGCTTTCCTATCCTTTGTGTCTGACCTGTGCCCTTCTTTCCCAGGTGCCACTGTTCCAGTTTACTTTTCTGGCTTCCATCCCTCTCTGTCAGAGATGGTCCTTGGCAGAGGacctggctgtggctgctgtgccaggctccAGCCTTTGGCCTCCCTGTGCCACCCTGGCGCCTTCCCCTTCGTGTCCCTTTTGAGAAGCCATGCAGGACTCTGAGACTGATCCTGGGGGCGGGTTGGTGTGTCCTTGTCCCAGTGCAGTGCTGTGGCTGCCAccctgggcagggtgctggctcaccccccagccccgcaggcATCTGCTGGTGGGGCTTTGCAAGCTGTCCTGCTGGGACTTGggtggcagaggcagggctgctctgctgctgtccccagggagcagcgGTGACACGggtggcag containing:
- the EDA2R gene encoding tumor necrosis factor receptor superfamily member 27, whose amino-acid sequence is MACQESEYLDEHGQCTPCINCKPGLELSKDCGDGSGGDAQCVPCPPRKFKDNWGHHGCKPCLSCTLINRVQKSNCTATTNAVCGECLPGFYRKARISGQLDWECIPCTKQTPTSEPQCRSRVNLVKVAIPTVPPQGTALLALTSSALVIIVLVLLALSIIYCKRFWKSQCQRVFLRTQNFSGQRATFPTTAVPGRFLCEEQMSSPCCLGTKNCYRQAEGPMEAAQYISEGEGVGLQLPSLQLEMDLPPAVAVGTASKAQLGRSLLESQPLIRASGCSDCLAGVLPPAAPWQGQPEALAPLSSCASEMQHKWPHAPVECTELDLQKFSTQADFVGSERPEEAAPRVPAESRGSGREVAPHPPPTFPSPTTESGEQTVDDAQSLVTQISSTAKGLPVAELPHSLVQSLAFLLDPSMNGVKNFSHVALELGVTPQLLGRISGFEQLVAHFTYSGATVTIPLLAQALQRLQRFDALLLLCDHLVLSQAQGHQR